The following are from one region of the Chitinophagales bacterium genome:
- a CDS encoding penicillin-binding protein 2, translating to MDLYKSRRIVIQAMIVLVMGIFLVRLFHLQVLSKTYSDLASQNVIRRIQLHAARGLMYDRKGNLIVTNDAVYDLYVVPRQVAKNMDTLLFCKLLQIDREFFNRQMKKAFQYSRYRPSLFLKQITTEEIARFQEYLYQFPGFYTEMRTIRRYPYKSGLHVVGYVGEADPELVETSDYYKAGDYVGINGLEKIYEKELRGVRGSKYILVDVHNREKGSFRNGAMDTFAINGHDLHLSLDIELQIYGEQLMQNKKGSITAIEPATGEILAMISSPSVDPNLLSGRMRGENFRMLTMDTLKPLFNRPVMGFYPPGSTFKPLMALIGLEEKVLTPGTSFRCASGYVVGSFSVGCRPHPPPVNLFVGLQYSCNAYFCSVFRAILDQPRYKNIQESYAVWRNYVTSFGLGNRLGTDIPNEFQGLVPPVEYYNKLYKTENWKSLTIISLGIGQGELAVTPLQLANMTAAIANRGFYYTPHFVTRIEGDTSQRLSQFIERHQTLVSEKNFEPVIEAMYQTVETGTARASRIPGISVCGKTGTAQNPQGEDNSLFLAFAPKDNPKIAIAVVVENAGHGSAYAAPIATLMIEKYLNDTISASRLKLEQKMLEANLIQKPLLP from the coding sequence ATGGATCTGTATAAAAGCCGAAGAATTGTCATCCAGGCAATGATTGTTCTGGTGATGGGCATCTTTCTGGTGCGCCTGTTTCATCTGCAGGTGCTCTCTAAAACCTACAGTGACCTTGCCAGTCAGAATGTAATAAGAAGAATACAACTCCATGCTGCCCGTGGCTTAATGTATGACAGAAAAGGCAATCTCATTGTCACCAATGACGCGGTGTATGACCTCTATGTAGTGCCGCGGCAGGTAGCTAAAAATATGGACACACTCCTGTTTTGCAAGCTTCTTCAGATTGACCGTGAGTTTTTCAACCGACAGATGAAAAAAGCTTTTCAGTATTCACGCTATCGCCCCTCCCTGTTTTTAAAACAAATTACCACTGAAGAAATTGCCCGTTTTCAGGAATATCTGTATCAGTTTCCGGGCTTCTATACGGAAATGCGCACGATTCGCAGATACCCTTACAAGTCAGGTCTGCACGTAGTAGGATATGTAGGTGAGGCTGATCCTGAGCTAGTGGAAACTTCCGACTACTATAAGGCCGGTGATTATGTAGGCATTAATGGTCTGGAAAAAATCTATGAGAAAGAGCTGCGCGGAGTACGCGGCAGTAAATACATCCTCGTAGACGTACACAACCGCGAGAAAGGGTCATTCAGAAATGGAGCAATGGATACATTTGCTATCAACGGACACGACCTGCATCTGTCGCTGGATATTGAATTGCAGATTTATGGCGAGCAACTCATGCAAAACAAGAAGGGCAGCATCACCGCAATTGAACCCGCTACCGGTGAAATACTGGCAATGATCAGCAGCCCTTCGGTTGACCCTAATCTGCTGAGCGGAAGAATGCGGGGAGAAAACTTCCGCATGCTCACCATGGACACCCTCAAGCCTCTCTTTAATCGGCCTGTAATGGGCTTTTATCCTCCCGGCAGCACCTTCAAGCCGCTTATGGCGCTAATTGGGCTGGAAGAAAAAGTGCTTACTCCGGGCACTTCGTTCCGGTGTGCCTCCGGCTATGTGGTCGGCTCATTTTCTGTAGGATGTCGTCCGCATCCACCTCCGGTAAACCTCTTTGTCGGCCTGCAATATTCCTGTAATGCCTATTTCTGCTCAGTTTTTCGTGCTATCCTTGACCAGCCTCGTTATAAAAACATTCAGGAAAGTTATGCGGTATGGCGTAACTATGTAACCAGCTTCGGATTGGGCAATCGTCTTGGCACGGATATCCCCAACGAGTTTCAGGGACTTGTCCCTCCTGTTGAGTACTATAATAAGCTCTATAAAACTGAAAACTGGAAATCGCTCACCATCATCTCTCTGGGTATTGGTCAGGGAGAATTGGCCGTCACCCCTCTACAATTGGCCAACATGACGGCTGCTATAGCCAACCGGGGCTTCTACTACACCCCTCACTTTGTCACCCGCATTGAAGGAGATACTTCCCAAAGACTCAGCCAGTTCATAGAAAGGCATCAGACGCTGGTGAGTGAAAAAAATTTTGAACCGGTTATAGAGGCTATGTATCAGACCGTAGAAACCGGAACCGCACGGGCATCCCGCATCCCCGGCATCAGCGTGTGCGGAAAAACCGGCACTGCCCAAAACCCGCAGGGTGAAGACAATTCCCTCTTTCTGGCATTTGCTCCCAAAGACAACCCGAAAATCGCTATAGCGGTTGTGGTGGAAAATGCCGGCCATGGCTCCGCTTATGCCGCGCCAATTGCCACCCTGATGATTGAAAAATATCTGAATGATACCATCTCTGCATCGCGGCTGAAGCTGGAGCAGAAAATGCTTGAGGCAAATCTGATTCAAAAACCCTTGCTGCCATGA
- the rodA gene encoding rod shape-determining protein RodA, whose product MRRKSLLASLDWFTVFLYILLLILGWLSIYAAEYDGTPTGILDMQTNHGKQLVWIMIAIGLGVMLLIIDSKFYTTFAYIIYLFVLLSLIGILFFGTTIKGSKSWFTIGGISMQPAEFAKLATALAIAKYLSGLNVNLKNIKVQLICFLLLVLPSALILFQGDFGSALVFVAFLLVLFREGLSPVYLILVFLLVLLSILALIVNYFYIVASLLLVTGGVAYFFRKNRQPVAPLIGLFILATAYVFTVDYVFENFLEERHRDRINVMLGKSGNDWNVNQAKIAIGSGGWTGKGFLNGTQTKYDFVPELSTDFIFCTIGEEHGFAGTTLVILLFFGFLFRIIYLAERQRSRFSRIFGYSLASVLFFHIAVNIGMTIGLVPVIGIPLPYFSYGGSSLIGFTTFLFILLKLDADRLAVLR is encoded by the coding sequence ATGAGACGCAAGAGCCTGCTGGCAAGCCTGGACTGGTTCACCGTTTTTTTGTATATCCTCCTGCTTATACTGGGATGGCTTTCTATTTATGCTGCTGAATATGACGGCACTCCCACCGGTATTCTTGATATGCAAACCAATCATGGAAAACAGCTCGTCTGGATAATGATTGCCATCGGGCTGGGAGTTATGCTGTTGATAATTGACAGCAAGTTCTACACCACCTTTGCCTATATCATCTATCTGTTCGTTCTTCTGTCATTGATAGGTATTTTGTTTTTCGGAACCACCATTAAAGGCAGCAAATCGTGGTTTACTATTGGCGGCATCAGCATGCAGCCAGCGGAATTTGCCAAACTGGCCACTGCGCTGGCTATTGCAAAATACCTCAGCGGGCTGAATGTAAATCTAAAAAATATCAAAGTGCAGTTGATCTGTTTTCTGCTGCTGGTACTGCCATCAGCGCTTATTCTCTTTCAGGGCGATTTCGGCTCGGCTCTGGTGTTTGTTGCATTCTTGCTGGTGTTGTTTCGTGAGGGGCTGAGTCCAGTTTATCTGATACTGGTTTTTTTGCTGGTCCTGTTGTCTATCCTGGCACTGATTGTAAACTACTTCTACATTGTTGCATCTCTGCTGCTGGTGACAGGAGGAGTGGCTTATTTTTTCCGTAAGAACAGGCAACCTGTGGCACCACTCATTGGTTTGTTTATACTTGCTACAGCCTATGTGTTTACTGTAGATTACGTGTTTGAAAATTTTCTTGAGGAGCGACACCGCGACCGCATCAATGTCATGCTGGGCAAATCCGGGAACGACTGGAATGTGAATCAGGCAAAAATTGCTATCGGCTCGGGCGGCTGGACAGGAAAAGGCTTTCTGAACGGCACCCAAACAAAATATGATTTTGTGCCCGAACTGTCTACCGATTTTATCTTCTGCACTATTGGCGAGGAACATGGCTTTGCGGGCACTACGCTGGTTATCCTGCTGTTTTTCGGCTTTCTTTTTCGTATTATCTACCTTGCGGAAAGACAGCGCTCGCGTTTCAGCCGGATATTTGGCTATAGCCTCGCCTCCGTTTTGTTTTTTCATATTGCGGTAAATATCGGTATGACAATAGGACTTGTGCCGGTAATAGGCATACCGCTGCCCTATTTCAGTTACGGTGGCTCTTCCTTGATTGGATTTACCACCTTTCTGTTCATCCTGCTGAAGCTGGATGCTGACCGTCTAGCTGTGTTACGATAA
- the gldA gene encoding gliding motility-associated ABC transporter ATP-binding subunit GldA, translating to MSIKVHQLSKVYGSQRAVDNISFEIARGEVVGLLGPNGAGKTTTMKMITTYIPQNSGEVTVCGFDTVQQPLEIRKRIGYLPENNPLYLEMYVQEYLRFVARCYRLKNYTKRIAEMIELTGLSAESGKKIGALSKGYRQRVGLAQALLHDPEVLILDEPTSGLDPNQLLEVRNLIKTLGKEKTVILSTHIMQEVEAVCSRVIIIHKGKIVADDTTERLQRHLTDKATVKAEFKEDVPLEQLKNIQGVSRVQRETSHQYLLYGNGSNDLREQVFRFAVEKGYTLLTLYQPESDLEEVFKNLTSETAA from the coding sequence ATGTCCATAAAAGTACATCAGCTCTCCAAGGTTTACGGCTCACAGCGCGCAGTTGACAATATCTCCTTTGAGATAGCACGAGGCGAAGTAGTAGGACTTCTCGGGCCCAACGGTGCCGGGAAAACTACCACCATGAAAATGATTACTACCTATATACCACAAAACAGTGGTGAAGTCACCGTGTGCGGCTTTGACACGGTGCAGCAGCCTCTGGAGATCAGAAAACGCATTGGCTATCTGCCTGAAAACAATCCACTTTACCTGGAAATGTATGTGCAGGAATATCTGCGCTTCGTGGCACGTTGCTACCGGTTGAAAAATTATACAAAGAGAATAGCCGAGATGATCGAGCTCACCGGCCTTTCGGCCGAATCCGGAAAAAAAATCGGAGCGCTATCCAAAGGGTATCGCCAGCGTGTAGGACTAGCCCAGGCGCTGCTGCACGACCCTGAAGTGCTCATACTGGATGAACCAACTTCCGGACTTGACCCCAACCAGTTGCTGGAAGTGCGCAACCTGATAAAAACCCTTGGCAAGGAAAAAACAGTTATCCTTTCCACACATATCATGCAGGAGGTAGAAGCCGTATGCAGCAGGGTAATCATCATTCATAAAGGCAAAATTGTAGCCGATGATACCACTGAACGTCTGCAGCGCCATTTGACGGACAAGGCAACCGTAAAGGCAGAATTTAAAGAAGACGTGCCTTTGGAACAGCTGAAGAACATCCAAGGGGTAAGCCGGGTACAACGGGAAACTTCTCATCAATATCTGCTTTATGGTAATGGCAGCAATGACCTGCGCGAACAGGTATTTCGTTTTGCCGTGGAGAAGGGCTATACCCTCCTGACTCTCTACCAGCCGGAGTCTGATCTCGAAGAGGTATTTAAAAACCTTACATCCGAAACTGCAGCATGA
- the gldF gene encoding gliding motility-associated ABC transporter permease subunit GldF: MIAVYLKEINAFFSSLTGYLVLSVFLLLTGLFVWIFPDTSVLNYGFATLEGLFMTAPWVFMFLIPAITMRSFSEELQSGTYELLSTRPLTETAIIAGKYMAALTLILFALLPTLIYFFSVYRLGSPPGNIDTGGSLGSYLGLLLLGAAFAAIGIFSSAVTRNQIVAFLLAVFLCFFFFMAFDFLSRLDIFYAKTDDLIETLGIYAHYNSVSRGVVDTRDLLYFFSLDIFFLWLTYLVLQSRKWT; encoded by the coding sequence ATGATAGCCGTTTACCTAAAAGAAATCAATGCCTTTTTCAGCTCTCTGACCGGCTATCTGGTCCTATCGGTATTTCTCCTGCTGACCGGTTTATTTGTATGGATATTTCCGGACACCAGCGTGCTCAATTACGGATTTGCCACGCTGGAAGGATTGTTCATGACAGCACCCTGGGTGTTTATGTTTCTTATTCCGGCCATTACCATGCGTTCCTTTTCCGAAGAACTGCAGTCGGGCACTTATGAACTGCTATCCACGCGTCCGCTGACCGAAACAGCCATAATTGCCGGTAAGTACATGGCGGCACTGACGCTTATTCTTTTCGCCCTTCTGCCCACGCTGATTTATTTTTTTTCTGTTTACAGGCTCGGCTCTCCTCCCGGTAATATTGACACCGGAGGATCTCTGGGCTCTTACCTGGGACTTCTGTTACTGGGGGCGGCCTTTGCAGCAATAGGTATTTTCTCTTCTGCTGTAACACGCAATCAGATTGTTGCTTTTCTGTTGGCCGTTTTTCTGTGTTTCTTCTTTTTTATGGCATTTGATTTCCTCAGCCGTCTGGATATTTTTTATGCCAAAACCGATGACCTCATTGAAACACTGGGTATTTATGCACATTATAATTCGGTGAGCCGGGGGGTAGTGGACACCCGCGATCTGTTGTATTTCTTTTCTCTGGACATCTTTTTTCTCTGGCTTACTTATCTGGTTTTGCAAAGCCGCAAATGGACATGA
- the gldG gene encoding gliding motility-associated ABC transporter substrate-binding protein GldG, with translation MDMKLSAPKYQELLRFIIAMAILVLINIIGNQYYYRFDLTKEKRYSLSAATKELLNNLDDVVYVKIYLEGDFPAGFKRLQRATRDMLEEFKSYARGNIVYEFINPSKGTAAEKEALYKELINKGLLPTNLRVKGDEQLSERIIFPGALFYYRNKELPVHLLENQIGFSPQEVLNHSIELLEYKFANSIKKLIQRIPPTVLFSRGQGELAGAQIADIMQTLRNLQYECDTINLRASLLPLRTKVLVVAKPLQAFREQEKFKIDQFIMNGGSVLWLIDPVIAEMDSLRGRSVFLAQQRNLNLDDQFFRYGFRVNTDLLMDLQCNRIPLITGSLGNVPQTELFPWYYFPLVTPRNEHAIVRNLDAIDLHFASTIDTVGKSFATHPLRKIALLHSSPYSKALLAPVRIHFSMLREPPDPSAFMQKNLMLALLVEGKFESVFKNRLHPDFQAVLDSLKRPFRDEGVFSRMIIVGDGDVIRNAVSSSGGTYPLGYYPFTEQTFANKEFILNCIEYLADDNRLIETRNKEIRLRLLDTTRIRNEKLQWQLLNTLLPLLVVMVFGLFYNWMRKRKYAS, from the coding sequence ATGGACATGAAGCTCTCCGCTCCCAAATATCAGGAACTGCTTCGCTTCATTATTGCCATGGCGATACTGGTGCTGATAAATATAATAGGTAACCAGTATTATTACCGCTTTGACCTTACCAAAGAGAAACGCTATTCGCTTTCGGCAGCCACCAAAGAGCTGCTCAACAACCTGGACGATGTAGTGTACGTGAAAATTTATCTGGAAGGCGATTTCCCTGCCGGCTTCAAACGACTGCAGCGTGCCACACGTGACATGTTGGAAGAATTTAAATCTTATGCGCGCGGAAACATCGTTTACGAGTTCATCAACCCTTCAAAAGGAACTGCTGCCGAAAAAGAAGCACTCTATAAGGAACTTATCAACAAAGGATTGCTCCCTACCAACTTACGGGTGAAGGGCGATGAACAGCTTTCTGAAAGGATAATCTTTCCGGGGGCACTGTTTTACTATCGCAATAAGGAGCTGCCGGTGCACTTGCTGGAAAACCAGATTGGCTTCTCTCCTCAGGAAGTGCTCAATCACTCTATTGAATTGCTGGAATACAAGTTTGCCAACAGCATTAAAAAGCTGATTCAGCGCATACCTCCAACCGTGCTTTTCAGCCGGGGGCAGGGTGAACTGGCTGGTGCACAAATCGCTGACATCATGCAAACGCTTCGCAATCTGCAGTACGAATGCGACACGATTAACCTGAGAGCAAGTCTGCTTCCGCTGCGCACAAAAGTGCTTGTGGTAGCTAAACCCCTGCAGGCTTTTCGTGAGCAGGAGAAATTCAAGATTGACCAGTTTATCATGAATGGAGGAAGTGTTTTGTGGCTGATTGATCCGGTCATAGCGGAGATGGATAGTCTGCGCGGCAGGTCTGTTTTTCTGGCGCAACAACGCAACCTGAACCTGGATGATCAATTTTTCCGCTATGGTTTTCGCGTGAACACCGACCTGCTCATGGACCTGCAGTGTAACCGCATCCCTCTGATTACAGGCAGCCTGGGAAATGTGCCGCAGACGGAGCTGTTCCCCTGGTATTATTTTCCGCTGGTCACCCCCAGGAATGAGCATGCCATTGTGCGCAATCTGGATGCTATTGATCTGCATTTTGCCAGCACGATTGATACGGTAGGCAAAAGCTTTGCTACACACCCGCTGCGGAAGATTGCATTACTGCACTCGTCTCCTTATAGTAAAGCACTGCTTGCTCCGGTGAGAATTCATTTTTCCATGCTCAGAGAACCACCCGACCCTTCAGCCTTCATGCAGAAAAATCTCATGCTTGCCCTACTGGTAGAAGGAAAATTTGAGTCTGTATTTAAAAATCGCCTGCATCCGGATTTTCAAGCAGTGCTGGATAGTCTGAAAAGACCTTTCCGGGATGAAGGAGTTTTTTCAAGAATGATTATAGTAGGTGATGGCGATGTCATTCGTAATGCAGTCAGCAGCAGCGGAGGCACCTATCCACTGGGCTATTATCCATTTACCGAACAAACTTTTGCCAATAAAGAATTTATTCTTAACTGTATTGAGTATCTCGCAGATGACAACCGCCTGATAGAAACCCGCAACAAGGAAATTCGCCTGCGACTGCTGGATACAACCCGCATAAGAAATGAAAAACTACAATGGCAGTTATTGAATACATTGCTTCCCCTGCTTGTCGTTATGGTGTTCGGATTGTTTTACAACTGGATGAGAAAAAGAAAATATGCCTCATGA
- the dnaN gene encoding DNA polymerase III subunit beta: MKFVVSSGALLNHVQLINGVITSNPSPVVPILEFFLFDVKDSTLTLYATNLETSMITSLQIESKAKGRVAVPAKILLETLKNLGEQPLTFNIQEQTNTIEITSDYGKYRLAGEQGDDFPRIPEADSKATANIPSNMLAKAISKTIFAVGNDELRPAMTGVFFQLDKKEATFVGTDAHKLVRYKRTDISGEKAVSFIVPKKSLQQLRSILPSGSENVSITYTNSNAFFTFGTTTLICRLIEQKYPDYNAVIPRDNSSTLTINRLSFLSSLKRVIIFSNKTTTQIVLKMAGSELTVSAQDLDFSSEASEKLICSYEGPDLEIGFNGKFLIEMISALESDEVIFKLSGPSRAGVLLPAEKEDAEDLLMLVMPVMLVT; encoded by the coding sequence ATGAAGTTTGTTGTATCCTCAGGTGCTTTGTTAAACCACGTGCAGCTTATCAACGGAGTGATAACATCCAATCCGAGTCCGGTGGTGCCTATACTGGAATTTTTTCTCTTTGATGTAAAAGACTCTACACTGACCCTATACGCTACTAACCTAGAAACCAGTATGATCACCTCACTTCAAATTGAATCTAAAGCAAAAGGAAGAGTAGCCGTGCCCGCGAAAATATTATTGGAAACCCTGAAAAACTTAGGTGAACAGCCGCTGACCTTCAACATACAAGAGCAGACCAATACAATAGAAATCACCTCAGACTATGGCAAATACCGGCTGGCGGGTGAACAAGGAGACGATTTCCCCAGAATTCCCGAAGCCGATAGCAAGGCAACGGCCAACATACCGTCCAATATGTTAGCTAAAGCCATATCCAAAACCATATTTGCCGTGGGCAACGATGAACTGCGCCCTGCTATGACGGGTGTATTTTTTCAGCTGGATAAAAAGGAAGCCACGTTTGTGGGTACTGATGCCCATAAGCTTGTGCGCTACAAGCGCACTGATATTTCCGGTGAAAAGGCTGTCTCTTTCATTGTGCCCAAAAAGTCTCTTCAGCAGTTAAGGTCTATTTTGCCCTCAGGGTCTGAAAACGTATCCATCACTTACACCAACTCCAATGCTTTTTTCACCTTTGGCACCACCACTCTGATATGCCGGCTTATTGAGCAAAAATATCCTGACTATAATGCTGTTATTCCACGAGACAACAGCAGCACGCTGACCATCAATCGGCTTTCTTTTCTTAGTTCCCTGAAGCGGGTTATTATCTTTTCCAATAAAACTACTACCCAGATTGTGCTGAAAATGGCGGGCAGTGAGCTGACAGTTTCAGCACAAGACTTGGATTTCTCCAGTGAAGCCAGCGAAAAACTGATTTGCTCCTATGAGGGCCCTGATCTGGAAATCGGGTTCAACGGCAAGTTTCTAATTGAAATGATCAGCGCTCTGGAAAGTGATGAAGTGATCTTTAAACTATCCGGACCCTCACGGGCAGGAGTGCTGCTGCCGGCTGAAAAAGAAGATGCCGAAGACCTTCTGATGCTGGTGATGCCGGTGATGCTGGTTACCTGA
- the argD gene encoding aspartate aminotransferase family protein has product MDHRHLFFRHLAQTSPSPLQLEFERAEGLYLITPSGEKYLDLISGIAVSYLGHAHPGVMEALRQQMDKHLHLMVYGELIQQPQVMLAAMLAQLLPSSLEQVYFTNSGSEAVEGAMKLAKKFTGRPEVACFHKAYHGSTQGALSLIGSDAMRQPFLPLLPGIKRLEFNSSDALHYIDISTACVIVEPVQAEAGVRVATKEFISALRARCTDTGALLVFDEAQTAFGRTGKLFAFEQYGVTPDILILAKGLGGGLPLGAFIASEEIMQVLSDNPPLGHITTFGGHPLSCAAGAAALTVLLDSGLTDSVAAKEKCFRQLLSHRVIQEVRSAGLLIAVEFDSAQTCRKVIQACIGQGILTDWFLFAENCMRIAPPLIIDEEKIADASRRMIRAIEKAVS; this is encoded by the coding sequence ATGGATCACCGGCACCTGTTTTTCCGGCATCTGGCACAGACAAGTCCTTCGCCCCTGCAGCTGGAGTTTGAAAGGGCCGAAGGCCTTTATTTGATCACACCTTCCGGAGAAAAATACCTGGATTTGATTTCCGGCATTGCCGTCAGCTATCTGGGTCATGCACACCCCGGGGTGATGGAGGCTTTAAGACAGCAAATGGATAAACACCTGCACCTGATGGTGTATGGTGAATTGATCCAGCAGCCTCAGGTGATGCTAGCTGCAATGCTGGCTCAATTGCTGCCGTCCTCCTTGGAGCAGGTGTACTTTACAAACTCTGGAAGCGAAGCTGTGGAAGGAGCCATGAAACTGGCAAAAAAATTTACCGGCAGACCTGAGGTAGCTTGCTTTCATAAAGCCTATCATGGCAGCACACAGGGAGCCTTAAGCCTAATAGGCAGCGATGCCATGCGCCAGCCCTTTCTTCCCCTGCTGCCCGGAATTAAACGCCTGGAATTTAACTCTTCAGATGCTCTGCATTACATTGATATTTCCACGGCATGTGTTATTGTTGAACCGGTGCAAGCAGAGGCCGGAGTGAGGGTAGCTACAAAAGAGTTTATCTCTGCCTTGCGTGCACGTTGCACCGACACAGGAGCCCTGCTTGTTTTTGATGAGGCCCAAACGGCCTTCGGTCGCACCGGCAAATTGTTTGCCTTTGAACAGTATGGTGTGACTCCCGATATATTGATATTGGCCAAAGGATTGGGAGGCGGGCTGCCACTGGGTGCTTTTATAGCTTCAGAAGAAATCATGCAGGTGTTGAGCGATAATCCGCCTTTGGGTCATATTACCACATTTGGCGGCCATCCCTTGTCCTGTGCAGCAGGAGCTGCAGCTCTTACCGTGTTGCTAGATTCGGGACTAACGGATTCAGTAGCTGCAAAAGAAAAATGTTTCCGGCAGCTTTTAAGTCATCGTGTCATCCAAGAGGTGCGCAGTGCCGGACTGCTCATAGCCGTGGAGTTTGATTCAGCGCAAACCTGCCGTAAGGTTATTCAGGCTTGTATCGGACAGGGTATCCTCACCGACTGGTTTCTGTTTGCAGAGAACTGTATGCGCATTGCTCCGCCCCTGATTATAGATGAAGAGAAGATAGCAGATGCTTCCCGCCGGATGATTCGCGCTATAGAAAAAGCTGTCAGTTGA